GCTGTTGCGGCGGCAGGCAGATGTTCACGGCCGCATCGAACCACATCTGATCGCCGAAACGGATGTCCCCGACCTCCGGCCGCTCCAAACCGGCCAAGCACCGCAGGATGGTAGTCTTGCCCGACCCGGAAGGACCGAACAGTACGGTCACTGGAGCCGTGTCCGTCTCCAGACGCAACTCGGCCGCGACGACCGTGCCGCCGGGAAATGCCTTGCTGAAGTCGGCTGTCAATGCAGCAGCCATGGGGTGCGCAGATTGCGCTGCAGGGCGTAGGTCACGGCCAAGACCAAAAAGGAAATGACCAGCAGGAGCAATGAGGTCTGCGCCGCGGTACTGTAGTTGAGCGCCTGCACGTCGTCGTAGATCGAGATCGAGACCGTACGTGTGATGCCCGGCAGATTGCCGCCCACCATCAACACGACCCCAAACTCGCCCAAAGTGTGCGCGAAGCTCAGCACCATGCCGGTGACGAGGCCGTGACGCGCAAGCGGCACGATCACGCGAAAGAACGTCGCGCGGCGGGAGACCCCGAGTGACCACGAGGCCTCGATCAGACGTCGGTCCACCGCCGCAAACGCCGCCGTGAACGGCTGTACCGCAAACGGCAGGCTGTAAACTATGGACGCAATCAGCAGCCCCTGGAACGTGAACGGTAACGTGGCACCGGTCAGCTTGAGGTACATCTGTCCAAGCGGACTGCGCAGACTCAGCGCGAGCAGCAGGTAGAAACCCAAAACAGTTGGCGGCAGCACCAGCGGCAGCGCCACCACGGCCTCGACGAGGAACTTCCACCGCCACGAGGAAAAAGCGAGCCAGTGGGCAATCGGCATGCCGATGACGAGCAACGCGAGGGTTGTCCACGTCGAGAGCTGGACGCTAAGCGTGATGGCCGCCCAATCCATCGGCTATTCTCGTGGGAAGAAGAACCCGTAGCGCTTCAGCGTGACACGTCCGGGCGGGCTCAAGACGAAATCGCGAAAGGCACGGGCCGCAGTGAGGTCGTGCGCCCACTTCATGATGACACCGCCCTGCTCCACGCGTGGATACGCGTCGAGTGGCACCTCCCAATATTTTCCATCCTGCTGCATGGCCGGCGCCGTGGCTAGCGAGAGGGCGATGACGCCGACATCGGCCGCGCCGCTCTGTACGAATTGCGCCGTCTGCGCAACGTTCTCACCGAAGACGAGTTTCTGCTTCACGTCTTCGTACACACCGAGCGACTTCATCGCCGCCACAGCGGCGCGACCGTAGGGGGCGTGCTGCGGATTGGCAATGGCAACGTGTTGCACTGCCGCGTCCCTGAGCGCCGCCATACCAAGCCGTTGCACGTCGACGGACGACGCCCGGGGCACCCAGATCACGATCCGGCCCACGGCGTAGAGAAACTCGCTCCCTTCGATCGCGAGGCCTTGCCTGCCGAGTTGACGCGGAAAGTCAGCGTCGGCGGAAAAGAACATATCGAACGGAGCGCTGTTGGAAAGCTGCGAGAAGAAGTTGCCCGAGGAGCCGTAGGTCACGTTGACCGTAATTGTGGGATGCGCCTTGGTGAATTGCGCCACCATGTCATCCATGGCGAACTTCAAGTCAGCCGCGGCCGCAACGGTCACTGTCGCGGCCGCCGGGGTGGCGTTCGCGCACGCGGGGACATCAGCGCCGCGGGCTCGGGTGCCCAGAAGCCAGGCCAGCGCAAGACACGAGACGGCGACGAGCTTGAGCGTCGGTACGGTGCGGAACGGTTGCTGCATCGGCATGACGTCTCTTCAGGCGAGCAGGCGCGTCTGCTCGCCGGTCATGGTTGTGTGGTAGCCTGGCAACTCACCGACGGAGCGCCGGAATGCATGGGACCGGATCCCTCGCACCAGCGCCTGGATGCGCGGATCATGCTCCATGTCGCTGCGGTAGCAGAGGTCGTAGTCCTCTTCGCGCGCCACGAGGAAGTCCAGACCGGCTTCCGCCGCCGAGAGCCGCACGCACACCCCCGCCTGCGCCCAACCGCTGCGAATGGTCTCGACGACGCCCGTGTGATCGACGGCAATGTGGTTGTAACCTTTCGGCAGCGGGTGATGGTCCTTGAGAATCGAGTCGAGGCAGCGCCGAGCGCCGGAACCCGGTTCGCGACCGACCCAGCGCAGGTTGGCCGACACCGCCTGCCGGATGGTACTGATGCCGAGGCCCGGAGCCAGCGCCAGCCCTTCCTGCCAGCGACTGACGCGCAGCAGCGTGTAACCCGGCCCGAGCATCTCACGCACGGCGCGTTCGTTTCCGCCCGGTCTGTCGTGGTCCTGCAGATGGAGACCGGCGACGTGGACAACGCCGCGGCAAAGCAGATCCAGGGCCTGCCGGCTGGAGCGAATGAGCGGTAGTAATCGAACGCCGGCGCTGCGAGCCAGCTCCGCCGCCAGCAGGCCAACTGCTGGGTCGCACCCCGCCAGGACCAACGTGTGGTCCGGATCCGAGTGAGCGCGGAACTCGTAGGCGCTGGCCTTGAGGACTCCGTCCGGCGGTAGTGTCCCCACAAACGTTCGCTCGACCGGATACAGCCACGTCT
Above is a window of Candidatus Binatia bacterium DNA encoding:
- the modB gene encoding molybdate ABC transporter permease subunit — its product is MDWAAITLSVQLSTWTTLALLVIGMPIAHWLAFSSWRWKFLVEAVVALPLVLPPTVLGFYLLLALSLRSPLGQMYLKLTGATLPFTFQGLLIASIVYSLPFAVQPFTAAFAAVDRRLIEASWSLGVSRRATFFRVIVPLARHGLVTGMVLSFAHTLGEFGVVLMVGGNLPGITRTVSISIYDDVQALNYSTAAQTSLLLLVISFLVLAVTYALQRNLRTPWLLH
- the modA gene encoding molybdate ABC transporter substrate-binding protein, whose translation is MPMQQPFRTVPTLKLVAVSCLALAWLLGTRARGADVPACANATPAAATVTVAAAADLKFAMDDMVAQFTKAHPTITVNVTYGSSGNFFSQLSNSAPFDMFFSADADFPRQLGRQGLAIEGSEFLYAVGRIVIWVPRASSVDVQRLGMAALRDAAVQHVAIANPQHAPYGRAAVAAMKSLGVYEDVKQKLVFGENVAQTAQFVQSGAADVGVIALSLATAPAMQQDGKYWEVPLDAYPRVEQGGVIMKWAHDLTAARAFRDFVLSPPGRVTLKRYGFFFPRE
- a CDS encoding substrate-binding domain-containing protein, encoding MSAAIRNRVQDYRATQGWSQGELARRSGLSRTAISAIETDRVVPSTAAALALAAAFDCRVEDLFSLGKATHRGEPEWAWPSPTDPCRFWRAVVAEQTWLYPVERTFVGTLPPDGVLKASAYEFRAHSDPDHTLVLAGCDPAVGLLAAELARSAGVRLLPLIRSSRQALDLLCRGVVHVAGLHLQDHDRPGGNERAVREMLGPGYTLLRVSRWQEGLALAPGLGISTIRQAVSANLRWVGREPGSGARRCLDSILKDHHPLPKGYNHIAVDHTGVVETIRSGWAQAGVCVRLSAAEAGLDFLVAREEDYDLCYRSDMEHDPRIQALVRGIRSHAFRRSVGELPGYHTTMTGEQTRLLA